From the Methanobacterium sp. CWC-01 genome, the window GTTGCATCCTGAAACCTGACCACGGCGATGTGTTGGTTGATGGATACAGCATACATAAAGATCCTCTGAAGATCAAGTCCATCATCGGTTACTTGCCAGAGGAACCAAACCTCTACGAGAGGTTCAAGGCCCGGGACTTGTTAAGATACTTTTCTGAGCTATACGGAGTTCCCAGGACAGATATTGATCCACGCATTGATGAACTCCTGGAACTGGTGGGCATGACCCACCGGGCCGAGGACAGAATTAATACCTTCTCCAAGGGGCTTCGGCAGCGAATTGGCATAGCCAGGGCCCTGGTGCACGATCCTCAAGTTATAATTTTTGATGAACCCACCATGGGTCTGGATCCGGCCACCAGCCAAAACATCCGCCACTTCATAAACCAGCTTAAAGGTGATAAAACCATCATACTCTGCACTCATTACATGGATGAAGCTGACCAGCTCTGTGACCGGGTGGCCATTCTAGATCAGGGATGCATCAGAGACATGGGCACGCCCCAGGACCTTAAATCCAAGGTCCACGGCGACCTTTTACTCACGGTGCAGGTGAGAAATCCGCTCAAATCTGATCATGGAGCTATATGCGAATTTAAATCGGTGGAGAACCTGGAATTAGTAAAAAATCAGTACATAATCTCTTTAAACTCCCGGGAGGAGATATCCAAAATAATCGATGTACTGGGAAGCCGGGCCCTGGCAGTTAACACCAAAGAACCCACCCTGGAGGACGTGTTCATTGGCACCCTGGAAAATAGGAGTATATGATGAACTTTATAACCATCACTCGTTGGGAGTTTAAAAACACAATCAAAAGCCGTAAATTTCTATTAATATTCTTTCTGCAGATATCAGTCCTGTTTCTGATGATCATGGTATTCAATTCCTTTGCCGCCAATATGGAGAGTAATGAGGCTCTGTCCATCACTCCTTCCCTCTCGGGCTTTGCCACCCTGGACGTGGATGACCAGGGGGGTCTGTTCTCCAGACGTTTAAATTCGGAAGTTCTCACCATTCAGAACTCCACATACCAGCAGGCCTGGAGCCGTTTAGAGCGTGGACTTACCGCCGGGTTTTATACCGTACCACCTGAATCGGTAAGTCTGGTCCGGAATGGAGATCAGGTGGAAACCGTCCTCTATCTGGACTACCGTGACCCTAAAAGGAGTGTGGTGCGAGAGGAGGTGAACTCCACCACTAAAGCACTATCATCGGCCCTCACCACTTCCTACCTGGAGTCTTCCAGGCCCCAAAATGTCGCTAGCCAACCGGGAGTAACTGAGACAACCTCCGGGGAATCAGTACCCCTGCAGATAATCAGGAAGGTTATGCTATCGGTGCTTCTCTTTTTACCCCTATTTCTTTTTGGAAACCTTATCATTGACAGTCTGGTGGGAGAAAAGGAACGTAAAACCGGGGAAATATTGATGGCCATGCCCCTGACATCCACCGACATCATTATCGGTAAGAGTCTAGCCGTGGTGATGATAATGGCCCTGCAGGTAGGTATGTGGATGGTAATCCTCCTGGGGACCGGTTTCCAGTTAAAAAATGCAGGAATCGTATATATAATCGTGGTCCTCACCGCCATCCCTCTGGTGGGGCTGACCACTATAATCGCAGCCTACTCCAAAAACTACAAAGAAGCCGGCATTGGCCTTACCTTTGCCTATATATTCATATCAGGTCTTCTAATCGTACCCCTTTTGGGACACATATCTCGCCAGTCAGCCGCGGCTAACATATCCCCCATGACCCTGGTTATGCGAATATTCTCGGGAGAAAACATAGCCCCGGGCGAAATCCTGCTATCCTTGACTTTCATCGTGGTTATCAGCCTGATATCCTATGGGCTTAGCGCGGCACTCTTTCGCCGTGACGATGTGGTCTTCGGACCCAGACCTGGCGTTATTAGGTTAACCCTGGAATTAGTGGGACTAAAAAAAATTAAAAATAAATAGATATCTTTTCACGGGAGATTCGTAATTGAAATTGACAGCCCTCGTAAAAAAAGAAGCCCATGATATCCTGGGAAACAGGATCTTTTTACTGGTAGTTCTGGTACAGTTGCTAATAATCCTGGGAACATTTGGCCTGGCCATATCAACTGCTCTGGTGAATGACCCTGCTGTTATAGATAGTTATGGGGTTAATTCGGCATTCAAGGTAGGATTATCCGAGGACTTAAATCAATCAACCCTTGTCGATGATCTCGAAGCTCAAAAACTCCAACTGGAATATTTCAACACCACCCTAGAGGCTAAAAAATTTTTAGGAACGGATCTGGTAGCGGTAATTGGCATGTCTCCCCAGGGGGAGGTTCAGGTTGAACTTGATACTTCCAACGTCTTCTACCCTGTGGCCTCCACCAAGATAAGTAAAGCGGTGGACACTTTTCAGATCCAAAGAAGCCTTCAATCATTAGAATTAAGTGAAGAACAGATAAATGCCATACAAGAACCCGTTAAACTCCGGGTAGTGAATTTGGAAGAAGATGAGGCGGTTAACATCGCCCTGGACAGCCCCTATTTTGTAGAGGTCATGTACGGGTTTATAGTACCTTTTATACTACTTTTACCCTTCTTCATGGCCAGTAACCTGGTTACAGATAGCATAGTAGGGGAAAAGGAAAGAAAAACCTTCGAAGTCCTGCTTATGGCTCCCCTATCAAGTAGTACGGTGGTTATGGGCAAAATAATTCCTATATTGAGTTTTTCACTGCTCCAGAGTCTGGCCTGGATTTTACTACTGGATCTGTTACAAGTACCCATCTTCAACACCATACTAATGCTTTTAATTCTTTTTTTTCTGGGTTTAGGGTTTATTGGAGTGGGAATACTCATATCAATCCTGGTAGACAGTACCAAGGAGGCTAACTCGGCTATTACCTTGATTCTGGTCTTCGCTACTTTCATTCTCTTTGTCCCCCTCTTCGTAAAATCGGGCATGTTCCAGGTGCTGTTCAACTTCATACCCACAGTTTTAATGGTTAAAATCGCTTCCAGGCCGGTGATTAGCCCTGAAATCATCCTTTTTCTAGTGCCTACAATTTTGATTTCTATCCTGATGTTCATGGTAACGGTAAAGTCGTTCCGTCATGAACGGGCCATTCGACTGTAAAATAAAAAGATTTAGGTACTATTGATACCGGAGATTTTACAGATAATAAACCACCAAACTAATCACCAGGCCAGCCACCAGGGGTATGGTGAGGTTATCATCAAGGGGACTATAGGCTTCGGTCAATGCACCGGACAGGGCCCCTGAAAGAGCCGGGATCATGGTAAGCTGGGTTAATGACGCGATAAAGCCAACTAACAGGAAGGCCAGACTCCCTTCCAGAGTTTTATTCTCCTGAAATGGTAATTTCACTTTTCCCCATCTTTTACCCACCAGGGTGGACGCTGAATCTCCGAAAAGCAGAATTAAAATGGCGGCGTTGGCTACTTCCAGGTTGGCCTGGAAGATGAAGAGGGTGATGATTATTCCCAGAAAGAAATAGATGGATCCCATTTCATCTTCGCTTCTTTTGCAGTATCGTAAAATTGGAGAAAAAATGGGGATGTGTATGTAACGATCCCATCGGAATATCAACACCAGAAACACCAGCAGGGCCAGACAAATGATGATGAGGGCCTTCACTGGGATTAAGTAGCTCAGAACTACTACAAAGACGCCTGAGGCATGTATTAGCTGCCTCAGGAGTTCCCTGTTCATAATATCAGGCCATAAATTTCTCTATGGCTCCCTGGTGGGCCTTTTTAAGCTCTTCCACAGCAATACGTAATCCGGCCTGTTCAATTACCAGAGAATTCCCCTCCACCCGGCCAATGGATGCAGCAGGAACACCCATATTACGGAGGGTGTTGGTGATATCATTTGCGTATTCTTCCCTCACTGTTAACAGGTATCTGGCGTGGGACTCCGAGAACAGAACCTGGATGGGAGTCATATCCCCATCTCCCGGTACTCTGGAGAGATCCACCGTAGCGCCCCAACCTCCTTCCAGTGCCATCTCGGCCAGGGATACAGCCAGACCACCACTGGAGAGGTCATGTACGGCGGTTATATTCCCTTGGTCATCTTTCTTAACCATTTTCAGCACTGCCTGGGCAGATTGGAATTCTGCTTCCATATCCACTTGGGGTGCTTTGCCCTGCATCACTCCGTGCATGGATTTATGATATTCGGAACCATCCAATTCGGGATGGGTGTTACCTATTAAAATGATCACATCACTCTCATTCTTGAAGGGGGTGGTGCGGATGTCTTTAAGATCGATAGCCCCAGCCACGCTGACTACCGGTGAGGGATTAACGGTAACTCCCTCGGTTTCGTTATAAAAACTCACGTTTCCACTGATAACCGGTAAATTGAAACGTCTGGCCACGTCAGACATTCCCTGTACACACTTCTGGAACTGCCAGAACACTTCTGGTTTTTCTGGATTTCCAAAGTTAAGGCAATCCACCATACAGAGCGGATCCGAACCCATGGCCACCACATTTCGGATGGCCTCGGCCACTGCGCCGGCACCACCATGGTAGGGGTCCAGATAGCAGTGTATGTTGTTACAGTCGGTGGTGAGGGTGAAGCCCTTCTCCTGGTCCACCCTCAGCACGGCAGCATCGTCCCCGGGTTTGACCACGGTGCGAACCTGAACTTCATGATCGTACTGACGGTACACCCACTTCTTACTGGCAACGTTCAGGGAAGATAAAAGCTTTAAAAGGGCTTTATCAGCAGGTGAATCCTCTAATTCTACGTATTCCTCATGGTGTATTGGTTCACGGGCTTCCCTTTCCACCAGGGGAGGATCGGCCAGTAATTCGCAGGGTAGATCCGCCACCACTTCTCCCTCCTGGGTAACTACCATCTGCCCCTGGTCAGTTACCTCACCAATGACGGCGTAGGGCAGCTCGTGTTTTTCGATTATGGCCACTAAACCAGCCACATCCTTCTGGTTAACCACGAAGACCATTCTTTCCTGGGACTCGGATAGCATTATCTCGTAGGGAGTCATTCCCTCCTCCCGGAGGGGTACCTTGGTCAACTCCATCCGGGCGCCATTACCTCCCTTGGCTGCCATTTCCGATATGCAGCAGGTAAGGCCTCCCCCTCCCAAGTCTTTAAGTCCCTGAATGTCAATCTTCTCCAAAGCTTCCAGTGTGGCTTCCATTACCTGTTTCTTGGTGAATGGATCGGCTACCTGCACGGCGGGTCTACTTTCCAGCTCGGATGAAGAGGTAAGCTCCTCGGAGGCGAAGGTCACCCCGTGGATGCCGTCACGGCCGGTGCGGCCTCCCATAAGAACAAATACATCGCCTACGTTCGGCGCTATTCCTCTCACGATACTGTTTTTCCGGACCAGGCCGGCACATACTACGTTTACCAGGGGGTTGAACTGGAAATTTTCATCGAATTCCACTTCGCCCCCCACGGTGGGTATGCCTACCCGGTTACCATAATCTGAAATTCCCTTAACCACATATTCAAAAAGGTAACGACTTCGCTGGTCTTCCAGAGGCCCAAAACGGAGTGAATCTAGAAGGGCCACGGGCATAGCCCCCATGGATATTATGTCCCTTATTATTCCACCAATACCAGTTCCTGCCCCACCATAAGGTTCTATGGCGGAGGGGTGGTTATGGCTTTCCATGCCCATCACCAGGGCTAGGTCCTCAGTTAAATCCACAATCCCTGCATCGTCACCAGGTCCCATAATGACGTTTTTTCCTTCGGTGGGAAACAGGGCCAATACTGGCCTGCTACTCTTGTAGGAACAATGTTCTGAGAACATTATGTCCAGCATACCATATTCCAGGGGATTAGGGTCCCGCCCTAACTCATTTCTGATGTAATCCATTTCCTCTGCGGTTAAAGTCAATATCACACCCTCCTAATACTAATCCGACTGTTTAATGCCAACGGTAAGTTCATGATCCTCTATTTTCCACTTTTTGCTGTAATCCCCATCCGGAGCCTGGAATGTAAGTTCAATGGCACGTACTTCGTGTGAAATAAACTCCAGGAATGGTTTAACCAGATTCTGGAATTCGGCACTGCAGTCCACGTTGACCAGTATGTGGGCCTCCACTTCCAGATCCAGATCCTTCCTCATATCTTGTATCCTCCGCACCAGCTCGCGGCTCATGGCCTCCGATAAGATTTCGGGGGTGACTTCGGTGTCAACAAAAACGTTACCCCCTGAAAACTCGGAGTTTGTGACGTTATCAGGTAGTTCGGTTTCCAGGATCACATCTTCAGGTCCCAACTCCACGCTTTGACCATCAAGGGCCACGGCAAAGACCCCCTCAGACTCTATTTCTTCCATCAGTTCCCGGCCATCTATCTCGGCCAGTTTTGCTGCCACCTTGGGAACATCCCCTCGTAGTCGAGGTCCCAGGGTCTTCATGTTCGGTGTGGCTAATATCTTAAGGTCCTGAAACTCCTGAGAAGGAGTGATCTTCTTGGTGTTAGCTTGTTCTAGTAGCACCGCCTCCAGATTTAGGGCAGCTTCCAGGACTTCATGGTCTTCGGACACGATCACGATCTCCCGAACTGGCCACCGGAGCTTGTATCGGGCGACGTCCCGGGCCCGGGCGCAGGCCTCGATGATGTCCCGCACCACGTTCATATCAGCCTCCAGTTCCTGATCCCGGAGAGTTTCATCAAATTCCCAGTCCAAAAGATGCACACTCTCGGGAAGATCAGTTTCCAGTGATCGAATAAGGTGCTGGTAGATATCCTCACATATATGTGGCGCTATAGGTGCCATGAGGGTTACTATTCTCTTAAGCGTGCTGTAGAGGGTTTGGTAGGCTCCAAGTTTGTCAGGGTCCTCCTTTTCAATCCAGGTCCGGCCCCGGATGAGACGGACATACCAGCGGCTCAGATCCTCCAGTATGAAGTCCTGCAGGATGCGAGCAGCTCGGTGCAGATGCAGAGCTTCAATGGCTTCCGTCACTTCCTGAGCCACCGACTGTACCCGGGAAGTAATCCAACGATCCTCCGCACGAAGTTTAACATCCTCCGGCCCATATCTGGTGGGTTGGAAGTTATCCAGCCCCATGTAGGTGGAGGCGAAGACGTGAACATTCCAGAGGATGTTGAACATCTTGTTGATGTTTTTCATTTCGTCCCAGTTAAACTTCAGGTCCTCCCAGGGTTTGTTGGCCCAGAGCAAATAGAAACGCAGCACATCAGCCCCATACTTAGCCACCACTTCATCGGGCTCCACCACGTTACCCAGGGATTTACTCATCTTTTTACCCTCCTCGTCCAGGGTGAAACCGTGCATTAAGACCTTACGATAGGGGACACTATCCAGGGCGATTACACCACAACCCATCTGGGAGTAGAACCATCCCCTGGTCTGGTCGTGGCCTTCGGTGATGAAATCGTAGGGGTACCATTCTTCAAATAATTCCTGTTCCTGGGGGTAATAAAGAGCAGCCCATCCAGCTACTCCGGAGTCTATCCATACGTCCAGTACGTCTGGGGTGCGCTGCATCTGTCCTCCGCACCGACATGGTATATTCACGCGATCTACGTATGGTCGGTGCAGCACATCTCCCTCCAGCTTCTCCTGGGACAGTTGGCCCAGTTCCTCCAGGGATCCCACCACTGTCATCCCTCCACAGTCACTGCAAGTCCAGATGGGTATGGGTATTCCCCAGTAGCGCTGGCGGCTGATGGTCCAGTCCCGAGCGTTCTCGATCCAGTTCCGGAAGCGGCTCTCACCAGCCCAGGAGGGAACCCACTCCACCTTATCCAGTTCACTGAGGAGCTGGTTCTTGATTTGAGTGATCTTCAAAAACCATTGTTCAGTGGCCAGGTAGATGATGGGGGTCTTGCACCTCCAGCAGAATCCATAACGGTGTTCAATAGTGCCTTCTTTAAAGAGCAGACCATGGGCTTCCAAGTCGGCGATGATGTAAGGATCAGCATCCTTAACAAACTGGCCTTCATACTTACCTGCCTCTTCTTTAAATAACCCTGCTTCATCTACGGGGCAGAATATAGGCAGCCCATATTGCTTACCAATCTCAAAGTCGTCCGGACCATGTCCTGGTGCAGTATGCACACAACCCGTCCCCTCGGTCAGAGTCACATGCTCTCCGGGCAGTATCACGTGATTAAAATCGTTCTGAACTGGTATATCCCGAGTTAGAGGATGCTGATATTCCAGGCCCTCAATTTGAGATCCTTTAACCACTTTAATAATTTCGTATTCACTTTCCCCCAATATAGAGTCAGCCAGGGCCTCCGCCAGCAGATATGTTTCCTCACCGACCTTTACGTAGGCGTAATCATAATCAGGATGTACGCACACGGCCATGTTGGCGGGAAGGGTCCAGGGAGTGGTGGTCCAAACAAGGACGAAGGTATTTTCAGATAATCCTGGTTGAGCTTCTTTCAGGGGAAATTTAACATAGATAGAGGGGTCGTCCTTGTTTTCGTAATCTATCTCCGCCAGGGCCAGGGCGGTTTCACAGCGGGGACACCACGTTATGACCCGCAGATCCTGCACCAGCAGATCCTTTTCATGGGCTCTTTTCAGGGTCCACCAGCAGGATTCCATGTATTTAGGGTCGAAGGTAACGTAGGGATTATCCCAATCCATCCAGACTCCCAGCATCTTGAACTGCTGGGTCATAACTCCCTGATTTTCAATGGCGAATTCCCGGCACTTCTCTACGAAGTTTTCTATGCCAATCTTAGTTTCAATCTCCTTTTTGCTCTTGATTCCTAGCAGGCCCTCTACCTTATGTTCGATGGGAAGGCCGTGAGTGTCCCATCCCGCCTGTCTGCGAACGTTGAATCCGGCCATGGTCTTGTAACGGAGATAAGTGTCCTTGATAATTTTATTCCAGGCAGTTCCCAGGTGTATTCGGCCACTGCAGTAGGGGGGTCCGTCCAGGAATGAAAACCGGGGTCCATCCTCCCGATTTTTCTGGCTCATCTGGTAAGTTTTCCTGCTTTTCCAGAACTCCTGAGCTCTTTTTTCTATGATTTGTGGATTATATGAACGCTGGGCTTCCTCTATCGCCATAATTATTCTCCTCGTTAAATGATCTTAGGTGATTTATTCAAAAATAGGGTTTGTCCTCGCCCGTTTATATAATTTGATCCAACGTTAGTCTTGATGGAGATATCCATTTTAAGAAAAAAAGATTAAAATAAAAACAAATTGAAAATAGAGAGGATTTAGAACTCCTATTAGAAGGTTCTAAGCTTTCCCTTTATTAACAATTCAGTAATACCGTTGATTTCAGCTAAGCAGGAGTCCATAACTCCATTCACTTCTTTCCGAACTCCATCCATCTGGTAGCCTTCCTCTAGGATTAACTGGGCACTGGCAGCTTTAGGCTGGTCGATGGGAGAACCTATCTGGCTTAGAATCATAATTTGTACCTGTTTCACTCCTTCCACTTCGTCAACGATGTTATTGGCCATTTGATTCGATAGCAAGTTGTATATTTTTCCCACATGATTGATGGGGTTCTTACCAGAAGTGGCCTCCATGGACATGGGTCGGTTAGGAGTAATGAGACCGTTAGCACGGTTACCACGCCCCACAGATCCGTCGTCCCCCATCTCCGCCGAGGTACCAGTAACGGTGAGATAATAGCCTTTTTCGGTCTGACTGGTGGGGTCGTCTCCGGTGTTCACAAAGGTTTCCACTTCACGATTGGTATACTTGTGTGCCAGTTGGGTTATAGTGTCCTTCACCATAGCCTTGGCTTCATGATACTCTTCCACACTGTTGGTGTACTTGGATATCATGGCCACGGCTACGGTCAGTGTGATTTTGTCCTTTTCTCGTAGTCCCATGAC encodes:
- a CDS encoding ABC transporter permease, whose product is MMNFITITRWEFKNTIKSRKFLLIFFLQISVLFLMIMVFNSFAANMESNEALSITPSLSGFATLDVDDQGGLFSRRLNSEVLTIQNSTYQQAWSRLERGLTAGFYTVPPESVSLVRNGDQVETVLYLDYRDPKRSVVREEVNSTTKALSSALTTSYLESSRPQNVASQPGVTETTSGESVPLQIIRKVMLSVLLFLPLFLFGNLIIDSLVGEKERKTGEILMAMPLTSTDIIIGKSLAVVMIMALQVGMWMVILLGTGFQLKNAGIVYIIVVLTAIPLVGLTTIIAAYSKNYKEAGIGLTFAYIFISGLLIVPLLGHISRQSAAANISPMTLVMRIFSGENIAPGEILLSLTFIVVISLISYGLSAALFRRDDVVFGPRPGVIRLTLELVGLKKIKNK
- the ileS gene encoding isoleucine--tRNA ligase, translating into MAIEEAQRSYNPQIIEKRAQEFWKSRKTYQMSQKNREDGPRFSFLDGPPYCSGRIHLGTAWNKIIKDTYLRYKTMAGFNVRRQAGWDTHGLPIEHKVEGLLGIKSKKEIETKIGIENFVEKCREFAIENQGVMTQQFKMLGVWMDWDNPYVTFDPKYMESCWWTLKRAHEKDLLVQDLRVITWCPRCETALALAEIDYENKDDPSIYVKFPLKEAQPGLSENTFVLVWTTTPWTLPANMAVCVHPDYDYAYVKVGEETYLLAEALADSILGESEYEIIKVVKGSQIEGLEYQHPLTRDIPVQNDFNHVILPGEHVTLTEGTGCVHTAPGHGPDDFEIGKQYGLPIFCPVDEAGLFKEEAGKYEGQFVKDADPYIIADLEAHGLLFKEGTIEHRYGFCWRCKTPIIYLATEQWFLKITQIKNQLLSELDKVEWVPSWAGESRFRNWIENARDWTISRQRYWGIPIPIWTCSDCGGMTVVGSLEELGQLSQEKLEGDVLHRPYVDRVNIPCRCGGQMQRTPDVLDVWIDSGVAGWAALYYPQEQELFEEWYPYDFITEGHDQTRGWFYSQMGCGVIALDSVPYRKVLMHGFTLDEEGKKMSKSLGNVVEPDEVVAKYGADVLRFYLLWANKPWEDLKFNWDEMKNINKMFNILWNVHVFASTYMGLDNFQPTRYGPEDVKLRAEDRWITSRVQSVAQEVTEAIEALHLHRAARILQDFILEDLSRWYVRLIRGRTWIEKEDPDKLGAYQTLYSTLKRIVTLMAPIAPHICEDIYQHLIRSLETDLPESVHLLDWEFDETLRDQELEADMNVVRDIIEACARARDVARYKLRWPVREIVIVSEDHEVLEAALNLEAVLLEQANTKKITPSQEFQDLKILATPNMKTLGPRLRGDVPKVAAKLAEIDGRELMEEIESEGVFAVALDGQSVELGPEDVILETELPDNVTNSEFSGGNVFVDTEVTPEILSEAMSRELVRRIQDMRKDLDLEVEAHILVNVDCSAEFQNLVKPFLEFISHEVRAIELTFQAPDGDYSKKWKIEDHELTVGIKQSD
- a CDS encoding methionine adenosyltransferase, with the translated sequence MRNIIVEKLIQKPIEEQEIEIVERKGIGHPDSISDGIAESVSRALCNAYLDYFGGVLHHNTDEVQITAGESYPEFGGGDIIKPMDILLTGRGVPEYDGRKIGVDRIAIGAAKEYLNKALINLNVETCTVVECKIGHGSGDLVDVFARKGMPSANDTSFGVGYAPFSETEQIVMASEELLNSADFKKKYPQIGEDIKVMGLREKDKITLTVAVAMISKYTNSVEEYHEAKAMVKDTITQLAHKYTNREVETFVNTGDDPTSQTEKGYYLTVTGTSAEMGDDGSVGRGNRANGLITPNRPMSMEATSGKNPINHVGKIYNLLSNQMANNIVDEVEGVKQVQIMILSQIGSPIDQPKAASAQLILEEGYQMDGVRKEVNGVMDSCLAEINGITELLIKGKLRTF
- a CDS encoding diacylglycerol/polyprenol kinase family protein; the protein is MNRELLRQLIHASGVFVVVLSYLIPVKALIIICLALLVFLVLIFRWDRYIHIPIFSPILRYCKRSEDEMGSIYFFLGIIITLFIFQANLEVANAAILILLFGDSASTLVGKRWGKVKLPFQENKTLEGSLAFLLVGFIASLTQLTMIPALSGALSGALTEAYSPLDDNLTIPLVAGLVISLVVYYL
- a CDS encoding ABC transporter ATP-binding protein, with translation MNIIGCDMVTSPQVMISIDGLSKSFGSIKALDNLNLDVKKGELLGIIGPNGAGKTTAIRITCCILKPDHGDVLVDGYSIHKDPLKIKSIIGYLPEEPNLYERFKARDLLRYFSELYGVPRTDIDPRIDELLELVGMTHRAEDRINTFSKGLRQRIGIARALVHDPQVIIFDEPTMGLDPATSQNIRHFINQLKGDKTIILCTHYMDEADQLCDRVAILDQGCIRDMGTPQDLKSKVHGDLLLTVQVRNPLKSDHGAICEFKSVENLELVKNQYIISLNSREEISKIIDVLGSRALAVNTKEPTLEDVFIGTLENRSI
- the purL gene encoding phosphoribosylformylglycinamidine synthase subunit PurL, whose product is MTLTAEEMDYIRNELGRDPNPLEYGMLDIMFSEHCSYKSSRPVLALFPTEGKNVIMGPGDDAGIVDLTEDLALVMGMESHNHPSAIEPYGGAGTGIGGIIRDIISMGAMPVALLDSLRFGPLEDQRSRYLFEYVVKGISDYGNRVGIPTVGGEVEFDENFQFNPLVNVVCAGLVRKNSIVRGIAPNVGDVFVLMGGRTGRDGIHGVTFASEELTSSSELESRPAVQVADPFTKKQVMEATLEALEKIDIQGLKDLGGGGLTCCISEMAAKGGNGARMELTKVPLREEGMTPYEIMLSESQERMVFVVNQKDVAGLVAIIEKHELPYAVIGEVTDQGQMVVTQEGEVVADLPCELLADPPLVEREAREPIHHEEYVELEDSPADKALLKLLSSLNVASKKWVYRQYDHEVQVRTVVKPGDDAAVLRVDQEKGFTLTTDCNNIHCYLDPYHGGAGAVAEAIRNVVAMGSDPLCMVDCLNFGNPEKPEVFWQFQKCVQGMSDVARRFNLPVISGNVSFYNETEGVTVNPSPVVSVAGAIDLKDIRTTPFKNESDVIILIGNTHPELDGSEYHKSMHGVMQGKAPQVDMEAEFQSAQAVLKMVKKDDQGNITAVHDLSSGGLAVSLAEMALEGGWGATVDLSRVPGDGDMTPIQVLFSESHARYLLTVREEYANDITNTLRNMGVPAASIGRVEGNSLVIEQAGLRIAVEELKKAHQGAIEKFMA
- a CDS encoding ABC transporter permease yields the protein MKLTALVKKEAHDILGNRIFLLVVLVQLLIILGTFGLAISTALVNDPAVIDSYGVNSAFKVGLSEDLNQSTLVDDLEAQKLQLEYFNTTLEAKKFLGTDLVAVIGMSPQGEVQVELDTSNVFYPVASTKISKAVDTFQIQRSLQSLELSEEQINAIQEPVKLRVVNLEEDEAVNIALDSPYFVEVMYGFIVPFILLLPFFMASNLVTDSIVGEKERKTFEVLLMAPLSSSTVVMGKIIPILSFSLLQSLAWILLLDLLQVPIFNTILMLLILFFLGLGFIGVGILISILVDSTKEANSAITLILVFATFILFVPLFVKSGMFQVLFNFIPTVLMVKIASRPVISPEIILFLVPTILISILMFMVTVKSFRHERAIRL